In Actinoplanes octamycinicus, the genomic window CGGGTTCTTCGTCCGGCCGCGGTCCGGGCCGGCCGATCATTTCCGGACGAGTGTGCATGCTTCGCCGCTGTTTGCCGGAGCCCTGGTTCGGCTTGCCGAGCGGGTGGACGCGGCGCTGGGGCGGCCGGCGGCGTTCGATCTGGTGGACGTCGGGGCCGGGCGCGGGGAGCTGCTCAGCGCGGTGTGCGCGATGCTGCCCGCCGGGCTGGCCGGGCGGGTGCGGCCGGTGGCGGTGGAGATGGCGCCGCGGCCGGACGGGCTGAATCCGGGGATCCGCTGGCGGCGGGACGTGCCGGAGGTGGTGACCGGGCTGCTGGTGGCGACCGAGTGGCTGGACAACGTTCCGCTCGACGTCCTGGAGTCCGACGAGCACGGGCGGCTGCGGAAGGTGCTGGTCGACCGGCACACCGGCGCGGAGACGCTGGGCGGGGCGGCGGATCCGGCGGAGGTGTTCTGGGCGGCCCGGTGGTGGCCGGGGCCGGGGCGGGTGGAGATCGGGGCGCCCCGGGACGCGGCCTGGGCGGAAGCGGTCAGCCGGGTGCGGCGGGGTGCGGCGCTGTGTGTCGACTACGGGCATCGCCGGGACGAGCGGCCGCTGATCGGGAGTCTGGCGGGGTTCCGGGACGGGCGGCAGGTGGCGCCGGTGCCGGACGGGAGCTGTGACGTAACGGCGCACGTCGCGATCGACGCGGTGGCGAGCGCGAGCGGTCTTCGGTACGAGTTGGTGCGCCAGCGTGCGGCCCTGCACGCGCTCGGGGTCAGCGGTGCGCGACCACCGCTCGCCCTGGCCGGCAGCGATCCGGCGGCCTACCTGCGGGCGCTCTCGTCGGCCGGGGCGGCCGCCGAGCTGACCTCGTCCACCGGCCTCGGCGACCACTGGTGGCTGTGGCACCCGATCGGCATCGACCTGCCGCTCACCTGAGCGCCCCGCAGCAGCGAGCACGGGTCACCGGAACACGTGCCGCGGCCGTAGAGGGCAGCGACTCGCGCGCGAAGACCCGGAACAAGCGCTACGGCCGTAGACGGCAGCGACTCGCCCGCGAAGACCCGGAACAAGCGCCACGGCCGTAGACGGCAGCGACTCGCGCGCGGAGAGCCGGAACGCGCGCTGCGGCCGTTGGCAGCAGCGGCCCGCGCGTAGCGAGCACAGACTCACCCGGGACCGCGCGCAGCGGTCCGGAGCGGTGGCGGCTCGGCGCCGGTGGTCACGGCGGGCGCGCGGTACCCGTACCGAAAAAGGATCCGGGGTCGGAAACGGGTCTGCCTGGGCCGGAGCCGGGAGCCGGGGACGTGCGACGATGCGGGGGTGACGGACGCGCTGCGCGAGATGACCGTGGGGACCGGGGCCGGGCTCGAGACGGCGGACATGGTGCTGAACATCGGGCCGCAGCATCCGTCGACGCACGGCGTGCTGCGGCTCAAGCTGACCCTGGACGGGGAGCGGGTGGTCGCCTGCGACCCGGTGGTGGGCTACATGCATCGCGGCGCGGAGAAGCTGTTCGAGGTGCGCGACTACCGGCAGATCATCATGCTGGCGAACCGGCATGACTGGCTGTCGGCGTTCTCCAACGAGCTCGGCGTGGTGCTCGCGGTCGAGCGGCTGATGGGGATCGAGGTGCCGGAGCGGGCGGTCTGGCTGCGGATGGCGCTGGCCGAGCTGAACCGGGTGCTGAACCATCTGATGTTCCTCGGCTCCTACCCGCTGGAGATCGGCGCGATCACCCCGATGTTCTACGCGTTCCGCGAGCGGGAGACGCTGCAGGCGGTGATGGAGGAGGTCTCCGGCGGCCGGATCCACTACATGTTCAACCGGGTCGGCGGGCTGAAGGAGGAGGTCCCGGCCGGCTGGACGAAACGGGCCCGGCAGGCGGTCGGCGCGGTCCGGCGGCGGATGCCGGACCTGGCCGGCGTGATCCACAAGAACGACATCTTCCTGGCCCGGACCGTCGGGGTCGGCGTGCTGTCGGCGGCGGACGCCGCCGCCTTCGGCGCCTCCGGGCCGGTGGCGCGGGCGAGCGGTCTGGATTTCGACGTACGCCGGGACGAGCCGTACCTGTTCTACGACCAGCTCGACGTGCCCGTGGTGACCCGGACGGCCGGTGACTGCCACGCCCGGTTCGAGATGCTGCTGGAGCAGGTGTACGTGTCGCTCGACCTGATCGAGCAGTGCCTGGACCGGGTGGAGCGGATCAGCGGCCCGGTCAACGTGCGGCTGCCCAAGGTGGTGAAGGCGCCGGAGGGGCACACCTACGCGTGGACCGAGAACCCGCTCGGGGTGAACGGCTACTACCTGGTGTCCCGCGGCGAGAAGACGCCGTGGCGGCTGAAGCTGCGGACCGCGTCCTACGCGAACGTGCAGGCCCTGGCCACGCTGATCCCGGGCTGCCTGGTGCCGGACCTGATCGCGATCCTCGGGTCGATGTTCTTCGTGGTCGGCGACATCGACAAGTGACCGCTGCCGGGCCGGGCGGCCCGGCAGCGTCCGAGGGTCACCAGTTGCTCTGCGCCGGGGCGTCGCCGCGGTACCCGGGCATGTTGGCGAAGTCGGCCAGCGAGCCGACGTTGGTGTCGTTGGCGGACGGGCGGTGGCGGCGGGCCTTGTACTGGGCCGGGTCGCCGTACTGGCCGGGGTCGCCGCCGGCGGGCGGGAAGCCGCCGCTGTCCGCCTCGTAGCCGTGGTCCGGGCCGTAGCCGTAACCGTTGTGGTCGGCGTAGCCGGTCTCGTCGGCGTAGCCGTTGTCGTCGGTGTAGCCGTTGGCCGGGTCGGCGTAACCACCGGCCGCGGCGTAGTCGTCGTGCGGGCCGGGATAGCCGTCGGCCGGGCCCTCCGGGCGGCCGTAGGTGGGGCCGGGGCGGACGGAGGCGGAGGCGCGAGCCGGGGCGGCCGGGACCGGGGCGTGGCCGCCGGAACCGTAGACCGGGCCGCCGGCCGGAACGGAAGCGACGCCGGGCATCGCGGCCGGACCCGACTGGGGCGCGACGGCGACGCGGGCGGCGCCGGACGCCGGGGCGGGAACAGAGGCCGCGCCGCGCTGGCGGGGCATCGGGCCGCTGGGCACCGCGGCCGCGCCGACCGAGGCAGAACCGGCGGCCGGGGCGCCGACCGGGGCCGCGCCTGAGGCGGGGACGGCGGCGGAGGCGCGACCGGCCGGGGCGCTCGGGGACATCGGGCGGGCGCTGCCGGCGACCACGGCACGGCCACCGGCGGGCCGGGCGGGCTCCTCGTAGTACTCACCGGCCGGCTGGTCCGGGTAGCCCGGCTCGGCGTCGTACCCGTCCGGGCCGTAGCCGGCCGGGTCGTCGAAGCCCGGCTGGTCCGGGAACGCCGGCGGGCCGGCGAATCCGGACCGGTCGTCGTAGCCCTGCTGGTTGTCGAAGTCGGGCTGGTCGGCGAAGTCGGGCTGATCGGCGAAGAAGCCGCCGCCCG contains:
- a CDS encoding SAM-dependent methyltransferase: MGIGWRLAMQSALYGPDGFFVRPRSGPADHFRTSVHASPLFAGALVRLAERVDAALGRPAAFDLVDVGAGRGELLSAVCAMLPAGLAGRVRPVAVEMAPRPDGLNPGIRWRRDVPEVVTGLLVATEWLDNVPLDVLESDEHGRLRKVLVDRHTGAETLGGAADPAEVFWAARWWPGPGRVEIGAPRDAAWAEAVSRVRRGAALCVDYGHRRDERPLIGSLAGFRDGRQVAPVPDGSCDVTAHVAIDAVASASGLRYELVRQRAALHALGVSGARPPLALAGSDPAAYLRALSSAGAAAELTSSTGLGDHWWLWHPIGIDLPLT
- a CDS encoding NADH-quinone oxidoreductase subunit D, with product MTVGTGAGLETADMVLNIGPQHPSTHGVLRLKLTLDGERVVACDPVVGYMHRGAEKLFEVRDYRQIIMLANRHDWLSAFSNELGVVLAVERLMGIEVPERAVWLRMALAELNRVLNHLMFLGSYPLEIGAITPMFYAFRERETLQAVMEEVSGGRIHYMFNRVGGLKEEVPAGWTKRARQAVGAVRRRMPDLAGVIHKNDIFLARTVGVGVLSAADAAAFGASGPVARASGLDFDVRRDEPYLFYDQLDVPVVTRTAGDCHARFEMLLEQVYVSLDLIEQCLDRVERISGPVNVRLPKVVKAPEGHTYAWTENPLGVNGYYLVSRGEKTPWRLKLRTASYANVQALATLIPGCLVPDLIAILGSMFFVVGDIDK